A window of the Paralichthys olivaceus isolate ysfri-2021 chromosome 5, ASM2471397v2, whole genome shotgun sequence genome harbors these coding sequences:
- the tlcd4b gene encoding TLC domain-containing protein 4-B, whose protein sequence is METRELTVVAGSFVGFQILFSVASPRLSSAIAPGYGRLPHTKLTEWNSRLVSTVHALLVGLFCLYILWFDDEVNANPVWGDPSLVKLNVAITCGYLLYDLVLLACNWSTMGDSFFVCHHLAALYAYGYVLTRGVLPYFANFRLISELSTPFVNQRWFFEALKFPRSHWMVVSNGVAMAVVFFLVRIAVMPSYWVSVFATFGTPEFDRLGLGAQVAWITSCIALDILNTIWMYKISRGCYKVLTGRGGGGGRKVKEGAEESSSHDGKYVNNHTD, encoded by the exons ATGGAGACGAGAGAGTTGACCGTTGTAGCTGGCAGCTTCGTGGGTTTCCAGATCCTCTTCTCGGTGGCCAGCCCGCGGCTCTCCTCCGCCATCGCCCCGGGTTATGGACGGCTGCCTCACACCAAACTGACCGAGTGGAACTCCAG GTTGGTGTCGACAGTGCACGCTCTGCTTGTGGGCTTGTTCTGCTTGTACATCTTGTGGTTCGATGACGAGGTCAACGCCAACCCCGTCTG gggGGACCCCAGTCTGGTCAAACTAAACGTAGCCATAACATGTGGTTACCTCCTTTACG ACCTTGTGCTGCTCGCCTGTAACTGGAGCACTATGGGGGACAGCTTTTTCGTTTGCCACCACTTGGCGGCGCTCTACGCATACGGATATGTGCTG ACTCGTGGCGTGCTTCCTTACTTTGCCAACTTTCGTCTTATCTCAGAGTTGTCGACGCCGTTTGTGAACCAAAG GTGGTTCTTTGAGGCATTAAAGTTCCCCCGCTCTCACTGGATGGTGGTGTCAAACGGTGTTGCCATGGCGGTGGTGTTCTTCCTGGTGCGCATTGCCGTCATGCCGTCTTACTGGGTTAGTGTATTCGCCACCTTCGGCACCCCAGAGTTCGATCGGCTGGGTTTGGGCGCCCAGGTGGCCTGGATCACCTCCTGCATCGCCCTGGACATCTTGAACACTATCTGGATGTACAAGATCTCCCGAGGCTGCTACAAAGTCCTGAccgggaggggaggaggaggaggacgaaagGTGAAGGAAGGAGCAGAGGAGTCGTCTTCCCATGACGGGAAGTACGTCAACAACCACACAGACTAA